In Macadamia integrifolia cultivar HAES 741 unplaced genomic scaffold, SCU_Mint_v3 scaffold1009, whole genome shotgun sequence, one DNA window encodes the following:
- the LOC122062381 gene encoding protein MAIN-LIKE 1-like isoform X4, producing MDRCLLTALVDRWRNETNTFHMPQFEMTITLENVAYILGLRVIGKAVTGKMYKEAEDILGMVLGQHPSNPTNTKALRSGCVKLTWLRNQFSHLQSNASEIDVIRATRAYLLHLLGTTIFANTSGNMVSVSYLPLLADFVECAEYAWGAATLAFLYRALMRASRKNTANIGGSMTLFTVWAYERLGVGRPDVVRLCRPFPRSVRWKCRRRTDNIHNCYRPYRQELDQLKECEEFERQLAAKEASLPQEPASDDDNAVTLLVRMPDGSRRGRRFLNLFLTSLMWVGPLNLVPTNWPSICFYHS from the exons ATGGATCGGTGTCTATTGACAGCATTGGTGGATAGGTGGCGAAATGAGACTAATACATTTCACATGCCACAATTTGAGATGACTATAACTTTGGAAAATGTGGCATATATTTTGGGTCTTAGAGTAATCGGGAAGGCTGTTACTGGGAAAATGTACAAGGAGGCTGAGGATATACTAGGCATGGTACTTGGACAACATCCCTCAAATCCTACCAACACGAAGGCTCTACGGAGTGGTTGTGTGAAGCTGACATGGTTGAGGAACCAATTTTCCCATCTGCAAAGCAATGCTTCTGAAATAGATGTTATTCGTGCTACCCGGGCATATTTGTTGCATCTTCTTGGAACTACCATATTTGCTAACACATCCGGAAATATGGTTAGTGTTTCATATCTACCATTGCTTGCTGATTTCGTTGAATGTGCAGAATATGCATGGGGCGCTGCTACTTTAGCTTTCTTGTATAGGGCATTGATGCGTGCCTCAAGGAAGAACACTGCTAATATTGGAGGTTCAATGACCCTATTTACA GTATGGGCTTATGAGCGCCTAGGGGTTGGTAGACCAGATGTTGTTCGCCTATGTAGGCCTTTCCCCCGATCTGTTAGATGGAAATGCCGGCGCAGAACTGACAACATTCATAATTGCTATAGACCGTATCGGCAAGAGCTTGATCAACTTAAGGAATGCGAG GAGTTTGAGAGACAGCTAGCTGCAAAAGAAGCTTCTCTTCCTCAGGAACCAGCTTCAGATGATGATAATGCTGTAACTCTTCTCGTTCGGATGCCTGATGGTAGCCGCCGTGGCCGTCGCTTTCTCAA TCTTTTTTTGACTTCATTGATGTGGGTAGGGCCGTTAAACCTGGTACCTACAAACTG gcCAAGTATATGCTTCTATCATTCCTGA
- the LOC122062381 gene encoding protein MAIN-LIKE 1-like isoform X1, translating into MDRCLLTALVDRWRNETNTFHMPQFEMTITLENVAYILGLRVIGKAVTGKMYKEAEDILGMVLGQHPSNPTNTKALRSGCVKLTWLRNQFSHLQSNASEIDVIRATRAYLLHLLGTTIFANTSGNMVSVSYLPLLADFVECAEYAWGAATLAFLYRALMRASRKNTANIGGSMTLFTVWAYERLGVGRPDVVRLCRPFPRSVRWKCRRRTDNIHNCYRPYRQELDQLKECEVNWQPYATLASAPLVGLIGSYIGLARTWLIHFNVVEMHLPDRCLRQFGLEQNVPQSVARWQRHTVARLGIDYKDLFQREVSEWTYFNDSFEIVNAPPESNPGITQSNYLQWYLRVSHVRIHPPHEVDDQRPNEYRLKGYGDSEALDLRRLIHRVTTKLRPLLEPLLIDDVGVEIHELVDTLAKEGYDDSCPNTFVKHIDNPLPTTVEGISSTTEFEKYSGSDESVSNSDSSTYSTRSPQARPQSMDENVAVSVGNDHCFQHSIVPTQITSGDVSSSAFVDTINHIDIGNIESDTSQIRHVQINVSSGGSLSNSVVECDDTTLLIPPLEQQIIYPLGVGSTDTDKSLQQTVSTGATTDVIKQSMVTRNVAKQLVVRKKARWRY; encoded by the exons ATGGATCGGTGTCTATTGACAGCATTGGTGGATAGGTGGCGAAATGAGACTAATACATTTCACATGCCACAATTTGAGATGACTATAACTTTGGAAAATGTGGCATATATTTTGGGTCTTAGAGTAATCGGGAAGGCTGTTACTGGGAAAATGTACAAGGAGGCTGAGGATATACTAGGCATGGTACTTGGACAACATCCCTCAAATCCTACCAACACGAAGGCTCTACGGAGTGGTTGTGTGAAGCTGACATGGTTGAGGAACCAATTTTCCCATCTGCAAAGCAATGCTTCTGAAATAGATGTTATTCGTGCTACCCGGGCATATTTGTTGCATCTTCTTGGAACTACCATATTTGCTAACACATCCGGAAATATGGTTAGTGTTTCATATCTACCATTGCTTGCTGATTTCGTTGAATGTGCAGAATATGCATGGGGCGCTGCTACTTTAGCTTTCTTGTATAGGGCATTGATGCGTGCCTCAAGGAAGAACACTGCTAATATTGGAGGTTCAATGACCCTATTTACA GTATGGGCTTATGAGCGCCTAGGGGTTGGTAGACCAGATGTTGTTCGCCTATGTAGGCCTTTCCCCCGATCTGTTAGATGGAAATGCCGGCGCAGAACTGACAACATTCATAATTGCTATAGACCGTATCGGCAAGAGCTTGATCAACTTAAGGAATGCGAG GTCAATTGGCAACCATATGCAACACTTGCGAGTGCTCCTCTTGTTGGTCTTATAGGATCATATATAGGTCTGGCTCGCACATGGTTGATTCATTTCAATGTGGTTGAGATGCATCTCCCAGATCGATGTTTGCGTCAATTTGGACTAGAACAAAATGTGCCTCAAAGTGTCGCTAGATGGCAACGTCACACGGTGGCTAGGCTAGGCATAGATTATAAGGATTTGTTTCAGCGAGAGGTGAGTGAGTGGACATACTTCAATGACTCCTTCGAAATAGTTAATGCTCCTCCAGAGTCGAACCCAGGAATTACACAATCAAATTACCTTCAGTGGTATCTAAGGGTCAGCCATGTTAGGATTCATCCTCCTCATGAAGTTGACGACCAACGTCCCAATGAGTATAGGTTGAAAGGTTATGGAGATAGTGAAGCATTGGACTTG CGTCGTCTCATCCATCGGGTCACTACAAAGCTCCGACCTCTATTGGAGCCACTTTTAATTGACGATGTAGGTGTGGAGATCCACGAGTTGGTAGATACATTAGCCAAGGAAGGTTATGATGATTCATGTCCTAATACATTTGTGAAACACATTGACAATCCTCTCCCCACAACGGTCGAAGGTATTTCTTCAACAACTGAATTTGAAAAGTACAGTGGATCTGATGAATCAGTCTCGAATAGTGACAGTAGTACATATTCCACTCGTAGTCCGCAAGCACGTCCACAATCAATGGATGAGAATGTGGCAGTGTCTGTAGGCAATGATCATTGCTTTCAACATTCTATTGTCCCCACTCAAATTACATCTGGTGATGTTTCTAGTTCAGCTTTTGTGGATACTATTAACCACATAGATATTGGGAACATAGAATCAGATACCAGTCAAATTAGGCATGTTCAGATTAATGTGTCCTCTGGAGGTTCGTTGTCGAACTCAGTTGTGGAATGTGATGATACAACATTGCTTATCCCTCCGTTGGAACAACAAATTATTTATCCGTTGGGAGTGGGTTCAACTGATACGGACAAATCCCTGCAACAAACAGTCTCTACAGGGGCCACGACGGATGTGATAAAACAGTCGATGGTTACACGAAATGTGGCAAAGCAGCTTGTTGTACGTAAGAAGGCTCGGTGGAGATACTAG
- the LOC122062381 gene encoding protein MAIN-LIKE 2-like isoform X2 — protein sequence MDRCLLTALVDRWRNETNTFHMPQFEMTITLENVAYILGLRVIGKAVTGKMYKEAEDILGMVLGQHPSNPTNTKALRSGCVKLTWLRNQFSHLQSNASEIDVIRATRAYLLHLLGTTIFANTSGNMVWAYERLGVGRPDVVRLCRPFPRSVRWKCRRRTDNIHNCYRPYRQELDQLKECEVNWQPYATLASAPLVGLIGSYIGLARTWLIHFNVVEMHLPDRCLRQFGLEQNVPQSVARWQRHTVARLGIDYKDLFQREVSEWTYFNDSFEIVNAPPESNPGITQSNYLQWYLRVSHVRIHPPHEVDDQRPNEYRLKGYGDSEALDLRRLIHRVTTKLRPLLEPLLIDDVGVEIHELVDTLAKEGYDDSCPNTFVKHIDNPLPTTVEGISSTTEFEKYSGSDESVSNSDSSTYSTRSPQARPQSMDENVAVSVGNDHCFQHSIVPTQITSGDVSSSAFVDTINHIDIGNIESDTSQIRHVQINVSSGGSLSNSVVECDDTTLLIPPLEQQIIYPLGVGSTDTDKSLQQTVSTGATTDVIKQSMVTRNVAKQLVVRKKARWRY from the exons ATGGATCGGTGTCTATTGACAGCATTGGTGGATAGGTGGCGAAATGAGACTAATACATTTCACATGCCACAATTTGAGATGACTATAACTTTGGAAAATGTGGCATATATTTTGGGTCTTAGAGTAATCGGGAAGGCTGTTACTGGGAAAATGTACAAGGAGGCTGAGGATATACTAGGCATGGTACTTGGACAACATCCCTCAAATCCTACCAACACGAAGGCTCTACGGAGTGGTTGTGTGAAGCTGACATGGTTGAGGAACCAATTTTCCCATCTGCAAAGCAATGCTTCTGAAATAGATGTTATTCGTGCTACCCGGGCATATTTGTTGCATCTTCTTGGAACTACCATATTTGCTAACACATCCGGAAATATG GTATGGGCTTATGAGCGCCTAGGGGTTGGTAGACCAGATGTTGTTCGCCTATGTAGGCCTTTCCCCCGATCTGTTAGATGGAAATGCCGGCGCAGAACTGACAACATTCATAATTGCTATAGACCGTATCGGCAAGAGCTTGATCAACTTAAGGAATGCGAG GTCAATTGGCAACCATATGCAACACTTGCGAGTGCTCCTCTTGTTGGTCTTATAGGATCATATATAGGTCTGGCTCGCACATGGTTGATTCATTTCAATGTGGTTGAGATGCATCTCCCAGATCGATGTTTGCGTCAATTTGGACTAGAACAAAATGTGCCTCAAAGTGTCGCTAGATGGCAACGTCACACGGTGGCTAGGCTAGGCATAGATTATAAGGATTTGTTTCAGCGAGAGGTGAGTGAGTGGACATACTTCAATGACTCCTTCGAAATAGTTAATGCTCCTCCAGAGTCGAACCCAGGAATTACACAATCAAATTACCTTCAGTGGTATCTAAGGGTCAGCCATGTTAGGATTCATCCTCCTCATGAAGTTGACGACCAACGTCCCAATGAGTATAGGTTGAAAGGTTATGGAGATAGTGAAGCATTGGACTTG CGTCGTCTCATCCATCGGGTCACTACAAAGCTCCGACCTCTATTGGAGCCACTTTTAATTGACGATGTAGGTGTGGAGATCCACGAGTTGGTAGATACATTAGCCAAGGAAGGTTATGATGATTCATGTCCTAATACATTTGTGAAACACATTGACAATCCTCTCCCCACAACGGTCGAAGGTATTTCTTCAACAACTGAATTTGAAAAGTACAGTGGATCTGATGAATCAGTCTCGAATAGTGACAGTAGTACATATTCCACTCGTAGTCCGCAAGCACGTCCACAATCAATGGATGAGAATGTGGCAGTGTCTGTAGGCAATGATCATTGCTTTCAACATTCTATTGTCCCCACTCAAATTACATCTGGTGATGTTTCTAGTTCAGCTTTTGTGGATACTATTAACCACATAGATATTGGGAACATAGAATCAGATACCAGTCAAATTAGGCATGTTCAGATTAATGTGTCCTCTGGAGGTTCGTTGTCGAACTCAGTTGTGGAATGTGATGATACAACATTGCTTATCCCTCCGTTGGAACAACAAATTATTTATCCGTTGGGAGTGGGTTCAACTGATACGGACAAATCCCTGCAACAAACAGTCTCTACAGGGGCCACGACGGATGTGATAAAACAGTCGATGGTTACACGAAATGTGGCAAAGCAGCTTGTTGTACGTAAGAAGGCTCGGTGGAGATACTAG
- the LOC122062381 gene encoding serine/threonine-protein phosphatase 7 long form homolog isoform X3 → MLFVLPGHICCIFLELPYLLTHPEIWALMRASRKNTANIGGSMTLFTVWAYERLGVGRPDVVRLCRPFPRSVRWKCRRRTDNIHNCYRPYRQELDQLKECEVNWQPYATLASAPLVGLIGSYIGLARTWLIHFNVVEMHLPDRCLRQFGLEQNVPQSVARWQRHTVARLGIDYKDLFQREVSEWTYFNDSFEIVNAPPESNPGITQSNYLQWYLRVSHVRIHPPHEVDDQRPNEYRLKGYGDSEALDLRRLIHRVTTKLRPLLEPLLIDDVGVEIHELVDTLAKEGYDDSCPNTFVKHIDNPLPTTVEGISSTTEFEKYSGSDESVSNSDSSTYSTRSPQARPQSMDENVAVSVGNDHCFQHSIVPTQITSGDVSSSAFVDTINHIDIGNIESDTSQIRHVQINVSSGGSLSNSVVECDDTTLLIPPLEQQIIYPLGVGSTDTDKSLQQTVSTGATTDVIKQSMVTRNVAKQLVVRKKARWRY, encoded by the exons ATGTTATTCGTGCTACCCGGGCATATTTGTTGCATCTTCTTGGAACTACCATATTTGCTAACACATCCGGAAATATG GGCATTGATGCGTGCCTCAAGGAAGAACACTGCTAATATTGGAGGTTCAATGACCCTATTTACA GTATGGGCTTATGAGCGCCTAGGGGTTGGTAGACCAGATGTTGTTCGCCTATGTAGGCCTTTCCCCCGATCTGTTAGATGGAAATGCCGGCGCAGAACTGACAACATTCATAATTGCTATAGACCGTATCGGCAAGAGCTTGATCAACTTAAGGAATGCGAG GTCAATTGGCAACCATATGCAACACTTGCGAGTGCTCCTCTTGTTGGTCTTATAGGATCATATATAGGTCTGGCTCGCACATGGTTGATTCATTTCAATGTGGTTGAGATGCATCTCCCAGATCGATGTTTGCGTCAATTTGGACTAGAACAAAATGTGCCTCAAAGTGTCGCTAGATGGCAACGTCACACGGTGGCTAGGCTAGGCATAGATTATAAGGATTTGTTTCAGCGAGAGGTGAGTGAGTGGACATACTTCAATGACTCCTTCGAAATAGTTAATGCTCCTCCAGAGTCGAACCCAGGAATTACACAATCAAATTACCTTCAGTGGTATCTAAGGGTCAGCCATGTTAGGATTCATCCTCCTCATGAAGTTGACGACCAACGTCCCAATGAGTATAGGTTGAAAGGTTATGGAGATAGTGAAGCATTGGACTTG CGTCGTCTCATCCATCGGGTCACTACAAAGCTCCGACCTCTATTGGAGCCACTTTTAATTGACGATGTAGGTGTGGAGATCCACGAGTTGGTAGATACATTAGCCAAGGAAGGTTATGATGATTCATGTCCTAATACATTTGTGAAACACATTGACAATCCTCTCCCCACAACGGTCGAAGGTATTTCTTCAACAACTGAATTTGAAAAGTACAGTGGATCTGATGAATCAGTCTCGAATAGTGACAGTAGTACATATTCCACTCGTAGTCCGCAAGCACGTCCACAATCAATGGATGAGAATGTGGCAGTGTCTGTAGGCAATGATCATTGCTTTCAACATTCTATTGTCCCCACTCAAATTACATCTGGTGATGTTTCTAGTTCAGCTTTTGTGGATACTATTAACCACATAGATATTGGGAACATAGAATCAGATACCAGTCAAATTAGGCATGTTCAGATTAATGTGTCCTCTGGAGGTTCGTTGTCGAACTCAGTTGTGGAATGTGATGATACAACATTGCTTATCCCTCCGTTGGAACAACAAATTATTTATCCGTTGGGAGTGGGTTCAACTGATACGGACAAATCCCTGCAACAAACAGTCTCTACAGGGGCCACGACGGATGTGATAAAACAGTCGATGGTTACACGAAATGTGGCAAAGCAGCTTGTTGTACGTAAGAAGGCTCGGTGGAGATACTAG